One segment of Luteolibacter rhizosphaerae DNA contains the following:
- a CDS encoding TonB-dependent receptor: MTWILRGQDLLEELPEEEALEEIVVTADSGGDIPPSLADFSIQKVQSIPEEVLRRNAQASLGETLAWEPGVSSGYFGPGASRPVLRGFEGVRVRMLRDDLGTFDLSDISPDHGVALEPALLDGIEIHRGPASLLYGNSAIGGAVNARSKVIARERMEKEVSGAWETRYDSQGSGRAGAGHLSLATGPWVLRFTGSARKAEDIAIGGRARTPAYQALENPQIYQPGSGALIDVPNPDGMLPNSAHQCSTWSAGLSLIPEQSPLRLGISYSRFDTRYGVPYLYPGDATDLFGDYTLELMQDRLDLEASLAPEQGPVKGIDLKLGYADYDHEELFRGLGKDAGRDYADTILAKDAFEARLDVRHEALDGRLSGTAGISANMEQLTATRAIYPPPDFQQARNELRGKGEGIYLLEKYQSGEWTGQLGYRLEASRVKALSSEQSGYVRGESGYSQSLSSALTWDREGFAGMDRLAITGMASRIERLPTATERYAFWHNAGIGRFLIGGDMDGTPLSTEASLGVELGIEAEKGPVNARVNGYHYDFDNFIFLQEAPELTGGFGRAVQYIERAATFTGFEAEIDWEIMPGLRLNLMSDYVRAENRSDHEPIPRMPPLRFGTRVEWKNDRVTVGLEARHATAQERVKPAPRAELPSDDYTLVNADMNWELPVEGQKFEFFLRLSNLLDEEGRVSTSFRKDVAPLPGRGLSLGLRHEF; this comes from the coding sequence ATGACATGGATCCTTCGAGGACAGGATCTTTTGGAGGAGTTGCCGGAGGAGGAGGCCTTGGAAGAAATCGTGGTCACCGCCGATTCGGGCGGGGATATTCCCCCTTCCCTCGCGGATTTCTCGATCCAGAAGGTGCAGTCGATTCCGGAAGAGGTGCTGCGGAGGAATGCGCAGGCGAGCCTCGGCGAAACGCTGGCGTGGGAGCCCGGGGTTTCCTCCGGATACTTCGGCCCCGGGGCATCGCGACCGGTGTTGCGCGGATTCGAGGGAGTGCGGGTGCGGATGCTGCGGGACGATCTGGGCACCTTCGATCTCTCGGATATCAGCCCGGATCACGGCGTGGCGCTGGAGCCCGCACTGCTCGACGGAATCGAGATTCATCGTGGTCCGGCATCCCTGCTCTACGGGAACTCCGCGATCGGCGGGGCGGTGAATGCACGGAGCAAGGTGATCGCACGTGAGCGGATGGAGAAGGAGGTCTCCGGAGCATGGGAGACCCGCTATGACAGCCAAGGAAGCGGTCGAGCGGGGGCGGGCCATCTCTCGCTGGCAACCGGTCCCTGGGTGCTGCGTTTCACCGGCTCGGCGCGGAAGGCGGAAGACATCGCGATTGGCGGGCGGGCGCGGACTCCCGCCTACCAAGCACTGGAGAACCCGCAAATCTACCAGCCCGGAAGCGGAGCATTGATCGATGTTCCGAATCCCGACGGGATGCTGCCGAACTCCGCTCACCAGTGCAGCACTTGGTCCGCTGGGCTGTCCCTAATCCCGGAGCAGAGTCCGCTGCGACTAGGGATCTCGTACTCGCGCTTCGATACGAGGTATGGCGTGCCCTACCTCTATCCGGGCGATGCCACCGACCTCTTCGGCGATTACACGCTGGAGCTGATGCAGGACCGGCTCGACTTGGAAGCGAGCCTCGCTCCCGAGCAAGGCCCCGTGAAGGGGATCGACCTGAAACTGGGCTACGCGGACTACGATCATGAAGAGCTATTCCGCGGGCTGGGCAAAGACGCGGGACGGGACTACGCGGATACCATCCTGGCGAAGGATGCCTTCGAGGCGCGGCTCGACGTCAGGCACGAGGCACTGGACGGACGCCTCAGCGGGACGGCGGGAATCAGCGCGAACATGGAGCAGCTCACGGCGACCCGCGCGATCTATCCGCCGCCCGACTTCCAGCAGGCGCGGAACGAGCTCCGGGGGAAGGGCGAAGGGATCTATCTGTTAGAAAAATACCAATCCGGCGAATGGACCGGCCAACTCGGCTACCGGCTGGAAGCGAGCCGGGTGAAGGCCCTAAGCTCGGAGCAATCCGGCTATGTGCGCGGTGAGAGCGGGTATTCGCAGAGCCTGTCCTCCGCGCTCACATGGGATCGCGAGGGCTTTGCGGGGATGGACCGGCTGGCCATCACCGGCATGGCATCGAGGATCGAGCGGCTCCCCACCGCGACGGAGCGCTATGCCTTCTGGCACAATGCCGGGATCGGGCGCTTCCTCATCGGCGGGGACATGGATGGCACGCCGCTGTCCACCGAGGCATCGCTGGGAGTGGAGCTGGGGATCGAGGCGGAGAAGGGGCCGGTGAATGCCCGGGTGAATGGCTACCACTACGACTTTGACAACTTCATCTTCCTGCAAGAGGCACCGGAGCTGACCGGCGGCTTCGGGCGGGCGGTGCAGTACATCGAGCGCGCCGCCACTTTCACCGGATTCGAAGCGGAGATCGATTGGGAGATCATGCCGGGGCTGCGTCTGAACCTGATGAGCGACTATGTGCGGGCGGAGAACCGCAGCGACCACGAACCGATCCCGCGGATGCCGCCGCTGCGATTCGGAACGAGGGTGGAGTGGAAGAACGACCGTGTGACCGTGGGCTTGGAAGCACGCCATGCGACCGCGCAGGAGCGGGTGAAACCGGCTCCGCGTGCAGAGCTGCCGAGCGACGACTACACGCTGGTAAATGCCGACATGAACTGGGAGTTGCCGGTGGAGGGGCAAAAATTCGAGTTCTTCCTCCGCCTCAGCAATCTGCTCGATGAGGAGGGGCGGGTCTCGACCTCCTTCCGCAAGGACGTGGCTCCCCTGCCCGGCCGCGGGCTCTCCCTAGGACTGCGGCATGAATTCTGA
- a CDS encoding OprO/OprP family phosphate-selective porin, translated as MLRALISSLPLLLCLAPVLMAADGHDHSGHDHDHHGHSHATEEKEGWFRLDPHLNAAIALGGSTSEKNLGLIRGSHAPIDDGFNLQGIELGVVAGLGESVSLHANHNVFWDNFDGWDGEWEEAFAAAKLPGGVSIRAGQFFAPFGYENTLHLHARRFVEPPISMIRLLGEEGLVVQGGELAWSLPGTQDRWTIHFGYGQAREHSHGSQRELRREAYLEGIEHAGEHHEEEGEEEEEHGHEHHSHGFAGNGGVYDPEQAYLGDGFFFGRLERKVEQGPVDRAGISFAAGQNGFGRSTWTAGADVGGDRELGGFPIWWQGEAFYRAVEARDEAGIKGDYDELGIYLACGCEFAKDWTAGSRVEWVSGNRMAGNERRWRAAANVGRRFELAEMADLHTRVQYTYDRLGGYADEHSVWLQFVLDVGEDHGHRH; from the coding sequence ATGCTGCGCGCGCTTATCAGCTCACTCCCCCTCTTACTGTGTCTCGCCCCCGTGCTGATGGCGGCGGATGGTCATGACCACTCCGGGCACGATCACGACCATCACGGGCATTCGCATGCAACCGAGGAGAAGGAGGGCTGGTTCCGGCTGGACCCCCACCTTAATGCAGCGATCGCGCTGGGCGGTTCCACCTCGGAAAAGAATCTGGGGCTGATCCGTGGGAGCCATGCGCCGATCGACGATGGATTCAACCTGCAGGGAATCGAGCTGGGCGTGGTGGCAGGACTGGGAGAGTCGGTCTCACTGCATGCGAACCACAATGTCTTCTGGGACAACTTCGACGGCTGGGACGGCGAGTGGGAAGAGGCCTTCGCCGCGGCGAAGCTGCCAGGCGGCGTGAGCATCCGGGCCGGCCAGTTCTTCGCGCCCTTCGGCTACGAGAACACGCTGCACCTGCATGCGCGGCGCTTCGTGGAACCGCCGATCTCGATGATCCGCCTGCTAGGCGAGGAAGGACTGGTGGTGCAGGGTGGCGAGCTGGCGTGGTCACTGCCGGGAACGCAGGACCGGTGGACGATCCACTTCGGCTACGGACAAGCGCGCGAGCACTCCCACGGCTCGCAGCGGGAACTACGACGCGAGGCGTACTTGGAGGGAATCGAGCACGCCGGGGAGCATCACGAAGAAGAAGGAGAGGAAGAGGAGGAGCACGGTCACGAGCACCACTCGCACGGCTTTGCCGGGAACGGAGGGGTGTATGACCCGGAGCAGGCTTATTTGGGCGACGGCTTTTTCTTCGGCCGCCTGGAGAGAAAGGTGGAGCAAGGGCCGGTGGACCGGGCGGGCATTTCCTTCGCGGCGGGGCAGAACGGATTCGGCCGCAGCACGTGGACCGCGGGAGCGGATGTGGGAGGAGACCGGGAGCTGGGCGGCTTCCCGATCTGGTGGCAGGGCGAGGCCTTCTACCGCGCGGTGGAAGCGCGGGATGAAGCGGGAATCAAGGGCGACTACGACGAGCTTGGGATCTATCTGGCCTGCGGCTGTGAGTTCGCGAAGGACTGGACCGCGGGGAGCCGGGTAGAGTGGGTCTCCGGGAACCGGATGGCCGGCAACGAGCGGCGCTGGCGTGCCGCGGCGAACGTGGGAAGACGCTTCGAACTGGCGGAGATGGCTGACCTGCACACCCGAGTGCAGTACACCTATGACCGTCTGGGCGGCTATGCGGACGAGCACAGCGTGTGGCTACAATTCGTGCTCGATGTGGGTGAAGACCACGGGCACCGGCACTAG
- a CDS encoding esterase/lipase family protein, translating into MRTPKLIALLAGVLLLANCGTPSPPQCRTLPRASRVDPALTLQEAKSAWQTAARSGDPQAIASYNTAVAKLFDRLRCGEGTLHDRAAAMGCVFDESRSLGAGIRLQDLDALVPASEVSTKAIGDRHVEHGMGLPVVGWKKTAEEGKPRWEFEPPTGVPLNLTALLRFPAGKPPEWSFAYPGRVRDVEAGKRKLPLAADWSAPSALYWQMSDLDDLDMEKVFLPSRFSDETSLYVVAPYDPKKIPVVMVHGLNSSPGTFKRLYNELNREPWFRQNYQVWFYSYPTGNNWLYSAALFRLAMVKADRYAKKHGPTDKWEQMVVIGHSMGGVITHASLKKPGDAFFKAFHQRPLEKVTDNKDMREAIRLLTMYEPLEPPDRVIFMAAPHRGSPMADRFFSTVIRHMIRLPKKLTIDLVAVTLNDLGSLATDGEVSPEGWFTSIGSLSPSYPAYKALGEVPFRDRLAIHSVIGDRGRGDTPKSSDGIVPYWSSHLDRVESECIVPYNHSVPACPQAAVEVKRILKHHLKGGPRPTPSRRGD; encoded by the coding sequence ATGCGAACCCCGAAGCTCATCGCCCTCCTCGCCGGTGTCCTTCTCCTGGCGAATTGCGGCACGCCCTCTCCGCCGCAGTGCCGCACCCTCCCTCGCGCCTCGCGCGTCGACCCCGCACTCACGCTCCAAGAAGCGAAGAGCGCTTGGCAGACCGCAGCACGTAGCGGCGACCCTCAGGCGATCGCCAGCTATAACACGGCGGTGGCCAAGCTCTTCGACCGCCTCCGCTGCGGGGAGGGGACCTTGCACGATCGCGCCGCGGCCATGGGCTGCGTCTTCGACGAATCCCGCTCCCTCGGTGCGGGGATCCGCCTGCAGGATCTCGATGCCCTCGTCCCGGCCTCGGAAGTCTCGACCAAGGCGATCGGCGACCGGCACGTGGAGCACGGCATGGGGCTGCCCGTGGTCGGCTGGAAGAAAACCGCGGAGGAGGGCAAGCCGCGCTGGGAATTCGAGCCGCCCACCGGCGTGCCGCTGAATCTTACCGCTCTGCTGCGCTTCCCCGCCGGCAAGCCGCCCGAGTGGTCCTTCGCCTATCCCGGTCGCGTGCGCGATGTCGAGGCGGGCAAACGCAAGTTGCCCTTGGCGGCGGATTGGTCGGCACCCTCCGCCCTCTACTGGCAGATGAGCGATCTCGACGACCTCGATATGGAGAAGGTCTTCCTGCCGAGCCGCTTCAGCGATGAGACCTCCCTCTACGTGGTCGCACCCTACGACCCGAAGAAGATCCCCGTGGTCATGGTGCACGGCCTGAACTCCAGCCCGGGCACCTTCAAGCGCCTCTACAACGAGCTCAACCGCGAGCCGTGGTTCCGCCAGAATTACCAGGTCTGGTTCTACAGCTATCCCACCGGGAACAACTGGCTCTACAGCGCCGCCCTCTTCCGCCTCGCGATGGTGAAGGCGGATCGCTACGCCAAGAAACACGGCCCCACCGACAAGTGGGAGCAGATGGTGGTGATCGGTCACTCCATGGGCGGTGTCATCACCCATGCCTCGCTCAAGAAACCGGGAGACGCCTTCTTCAAGGCCTTCCACCAGCGCCCCTTGGAGAAGGTCACGGACAACAAGGACATGCGGGAAGCTATCCGCCTCCTGACCATGTATGAGCCGCTGGAGCCCCCCGACCGCGTGATCTTCATGGCCGCACCTCACCGCGGCTCACCGATGGCGGACCGCTTCTTCTCCACCGTCATCCGCCATATGATCCGCTTGCCCAAAAAGCTGACCATCGATCTCGTGGCGGTTACCCTGAACGATTTGGGCAGCTTGGCCACCGATGGAGAGGTCTCTCCGGAGGGCTGGTTCACCAGCATCGGCTCGCTCTCGCCTTCTTATCCCGCCTACAAGGCCTTGGGCGAAGTTCCGTTCCGGGATCGACTCGCCATCCACTCGGTCATTGGCGATCGCGGCCGCGGTGATACGCCGAAGAGTTCCGACGGCATCGTCCCCTATTGGTCATCGCATCTCGATCGCGTGGAGAGCGAGTGCATCGTCCCCTACAATCACAGCGTGCCTGCCTGCCCGCAGGCCGCCGTCGAAGTGAAGCGCATCCTCAAACACCACCTGAAAGGCGGGCCGCGGCCCACTCCTTCACGTCGCGGCGATTGA
- a CDS encoding choice-of-anchor M domain-containing protein, whose amino-acid sequence MTTPPSLRTLPALCSAMALLCLPSSAALYTSGHGDFGVAYEAGDFHFHFHADGATVDGSVTGDVEYDIPDVTVIASTSSSLVLPIDFPALGAGTGQTIWVLPEVQDPDLPFLGLATEELELSEWGNITFTLGNVTSPSGNGEFALWQSGSFGEVLLRMSTADPGSDSLILPPGSHAHYNWGFTEAGTWQIEMTVSGTHVTDGFQSSTETLTFHVVPEPASALLGSLGMLGLLLRRRR is encoded by the coding sequence ATGACAACTCCCCCTTCGCTCCGCACCCTGCCTGCTCTCTGCTCGGCCATGGCGCTCTTGTGCCTGCCTTCCTCCGCCGCGCTCTACACCAGCGGTCACGGCGACTTCGGCGTGGCCTATGAAGCGGGCGACTTCCATTTCCACTTCCATGCCGATGGCGCCACGGTCGATGGCTCCGTGACGGGGGATGTCGAGTATGACATCCCCGATGTCACCGTCATCGCCAGCACCTCGTCCTCGCTCGTCCTACCCATCGATTTCCCGGCCTTGGGTGCCGGCACCGGTCAGACCATCTGGGTGCTCCCGGAGGTTCAGGATCCCGATCTTCCTTTCCTGGGCTTGGCCACGGAAGAGCTCGAACTCTCCGAGTGGGGAAACATCACCTTCACCTTGGGCAATGTGACCTCGCCCAGCGGCAATGGTGAATTCGCCCTCTGGCAGTCGGGCTCCTTCGGCGAGGTCCTCTTGCGCATGTCCACTGCCGATCCCGGAAGCGATTCCCTCATCCTGCCGCCCGGCAGCCACGCTCACTACAACTGGGGCTTCACCGAGGCCGGCACTTGGCAGATCGAGATGACCGTGAGCGGTACTCACGTGACCGATGGGTTCCAGTCCTCCACGGAGACCCTTACCTTCCACGTGGTGCCTGAGCCCGCCTCCGCCCTGTTAGGGAGCTTGGGCATGCTCGGCCTCCTTCTCCGCCGTCGCCGCTGA
- a CDS encoding choice-of-anchor M domain-containing protein, translating into MPGRLLPLLLLAPALAASAASPRMDLLYGHYEIHLDYQPVPGNPDAGWNFSVSYDRDDDFSSQDGVVRMDPDSTVILASPATARVVPTPPGTFSRFGPAGTPLWVLPQNLLSGTPYLGVRTTMAAGLFQARVGNSYSPNAQGSVSMRLVSMTGTGPAAGGQFATWKTESLGTTVFSFDSTDGIGAADEIPTIPVSSHTHYNWGFTKPGTYELTFEAKGKLMPAHGNVLTSARRTFRFAVPFSSSVAAGASVRVLPALAVANPAESVAYPPDRVMIEARQPAAAHPLLPGAQWQVPMSFGTGPLTMANGVGIDPALVSAGLPASAQTGLGLKIVSFSGPGNFAFLDGSTALADGVGDVLPLDPGTTRNLVAAFTAKGIFRLGVLVEGVPESTGPFTLVFGSGLGVDFTYQDWSASFEAAANLAPGTLADPQADPDRDGLTNSAEFLLFWHGLDPSRPDARLQPALTRDGAGRPAFPFLRDTYKDPLNGSSWQLRPGRSADLHAWHYRSPQSPGFPMELFENGAEEGNAWGRIMKRRLDDLSANPSRAFFRFDVTGP; encoded by the coding sequence GTGCCCGGACGACTCCTGCCACTCCTGCTCCTCGCCCCGGCGCTTGCCGCTTCGGCCGCGTCTCCCCGTATGGATCTCCTCTACGGGCACTACGAGATCCACCTCGATTATCAGCCCGTTCCGGGAAACCCCGACGCCGGCTGGAACTTCTCCGTCTCCTACGATCGGGATGACGATTTCAGCTCGCAGGATGGTGTGGTGCGCATGGATCCGGACTCGACCGTGATCCTCGCTTCGCCCGCCACCGCGAGGGTCGTCCCCACGCCGCCCGGCACCTTCAGCCGATTCGGTCCTGCTGGCACCCCGCTCTGGGTCCTGCCGCAGAATCTCCTGTCCGGCACCCCTTATCTTGGCGTGCGGACCACCATGGCCGCGGGCCTCTTCCAAGCCCGCGTCGGGAATAGCTACTCGCCGAATGCTCAGGGCAGTGTCTCCATGCGCTTGGTCTCGATGACCGGCACCGGTCCGGCGGCGGGAGGGCAGTTCGCCACGTGGAAGACCGAAAGCCTCGGCACCACCGTCTTCTCCTTCGACAGCACCGATGGCATCGGCGCGGCCGATGAGATCCCTACGATCCCGGTCTCCTCGCACACGCACTACAACTGGGGCTTCACCAAGCCGGGAACCTACGAGCTCACCTTCGAGGCGAAGGGCAAGCTCATGCCAGCTCACGGGAATGTCCTCACTTCCGCACGCAGGACCTTCCGCTTCGCGGTGCCCTTCTCATCTTCGGTAGCAGCCGGAGCCTCGGTCCGCGTGTTACCTGCTCTTGCCGTCGCGAATCCCGCGGAGTCGGTGGCTTATCCCCCGGATCGCGTGATGATCGAAGCGCGGCAGCCTGCCGCGGCTCATCCCTTGCTGCCCGGTGCGCAGTGGCAGGTCCCCATGAGTTTTGGCACCGGGCCGCTTACCATGGCGAATGGAGTCGGAATCGACCCCGCCCTCGTCTCGGCCGGCCTGCCCGCCTCCGCACAGACCGGCCTCGGCCTGAAGATCGTGAGCTTCAGCGGCCCCGGGAACTTCGCCTTCCTCGATGGCAGCACCGCCTTGGCCGACGGGGTGGGGGATGTCCTGCCACTCGATCCCGGAACTACGAGGAACCTCGTAGCAGCCTTCACCGCAAAGGGAATCTTTCGCCTCGGCGTCTTGGTAGAAGGCGTGCCGGAAAGCACGGGGCCCTTCACTCTCGTCTTCGGCTCCGGACTCGGCGTCGATTTTACTTATCAGGATTGGAGCGCGAGCTTCGAGGCAGCGGCCAACTTGGCGCCGGGAACCCTTGCCGATCCCCAAGCCGATCCGGATCGCGATGGCCTCACCAATTCCGCGGAGTTCCTCCTCTTCTGGCATGGCCTTGACCCTTCCAGGCCGGATGCCCGGCTCCAACCGGCGTTGACGCGCGACGGGGCGGGGCGTCCGGCCTTCCCTTTCCTGAGGGATACTTACAAGGACCCTCTCAATGGCTCCTCATGGCAACTCAGGCCGGGCCGCTCCGCGGATCTTCATGCGTGGCACTACCGTTCGCCACAGTCCCCCGGCTTCCCCATGGAGCTCTTCGAGAATGGCGCGGAGGAGGGGAATGCCTGGGGCCGCATCATGAAGCGCCGCCTCGATGATCTTTCCGCGAATCCTTCGCGTGCCTTCTTCCGGTTCGATGTGACCGGGCCCTGA
- a CDS encoding zinc-ribbon domain-containing protein, with protein MDDRQSDADKLSIRCPGCSQRFKVGPELMDRMVECGTCEHRFRVNDEVVVRQKRFYPGERRDRGLDQFSRIPKGRELATNFQTAHYVQEPIHTPVAGTSPLRLIFGLVAVTAVVLVLMLLAFGGKPGGMLDGATQSKRLMLAAFTAVIAWVFLLAANPGARIRATIGALLASGLLLSFPFLFTEGDTPKSQDSGNLVVNPVVPPERDEPHDPTYGALKKELGYEQVEREIERYKSSPELAGKSAAGIWLRGMQGYHRLQIRDYIIRSTGADPESHIYPRTPDYLMVVSGVSQDLSELARLCERFGEVKRVIDDLRVIEVAVDNESFKEGPLDKLTNRDNPSFYEMNRRELESIDLERGRNAVVRLADAEPKLYRKDIVARMLQLMKEGDVRMQDQICRALIVWAEPEDGSVPAVRAALAKLPPKGGEVPESMVKFLATSKDQEAIPLVDALWVADHNRWEELYGNFGPAIEDLVLSHFDKAAPSMKRSAARLLGKNGSAKSIPVLEAARAGADAELSVFIERAITAIQAR; from the coding sequence ATGGATGACCGACAGAGTGATGCTGACAAACTTTCGATCCGCTGCCCCGGGTGTAGCCAGCGCTTCAAGGTGGGGCCGGAGTTGATGGATCGCATGGTGGAGTGCGGTACCTGCGAACACCGGTTCCGGGTGAATGACGAGGTGGTGGTGCGACAGAAGAGGTTCTACCCGGGTGAGCGGCGCGACCGCGGCCTCGACCAATTCTCAAGGATTCCCAAGGGCCGCGAACTGGCGACTAATTTCCAGACCGCGCACTACGTGCAGGAGCCGATCCATACGCCCGTCGCGGGGACTTCCCCGCTCCGCCTCATCTTCGGCCTGGTGGCAGTCACGGCGGTGGTGCTGGTGCTCATGCTGCTGGCCTTCGGTGGCAAGCCGGGCGGCATGCTCGACGGAGCTACCCAGTCCAAGCGCCTGATGCTTGCTGCATTCACGGCGGTCATTGCCTGGGTCTTCCTCCTCGCCGCGAACCCCGGGGCTCGCATCCGGGCGACCATCGGGGCGCTTCTCGCAAGCGGTCTGCTGCTTTCCTTCCCTTTCCTTTTTACCGAGGGAGACACCCCGAAGAGCCAGGATAGCGGTAATCTGGTGGTCAATCCCGTAGTCCCGCCGGAGCGGGACGAGCCTCACGATCCCACCTACGGCGCGCTCAAGAAGGAGCTCGGCTACGAACAGGTGGAGCGGGAGATCGAGCGCTACAAGAGTTCTCCCGAGCTGGCTGGGAAGAGCGCCGCAGGCATCTGGCTGCGCGGCATGCAGGGCTACCACCGCCTCCAGATCCGCGATTATATCATCCGCAGCACCGGCGCGGATCCGGAATCCCACATCTATCCGCGCACGCCGGACTATCTCATGGTGGTGTCCGGAGTCAGCCAGGATTTGTCGGAGCTGGCCCGCCTCTGCGAACGCTTCGGCGAGGTGAAGCGCGTGATCGACGATCTGCGCGTGATCGAGGTGGCGGTGGACAACGAAAGTTTCAAAGAAGGCCCCCTCGACAAACTCACGAACCGGGACAACCCGAGCTTCTACGAGATGAACCGACGCGAGCTCGAGAGCATCGATCTGGAGCGCGGTCGCAATGCGGTCGTGCGTTTGGCGGATGCCGAGCCGAAACTCTACCGTAAGGACATCGTGGCACGGATGCTTCAGCTGATGAAGGAGGGCGATGTCCGGATGCAGGATCAGATCTGCCGCGCTCTGATTGTCTGGGCGGAGCCGGAGGATGGCTCGGTGCCTGCGGTCCGTGCCGCGTTGGCCAAGCTCCCGCCGAAGGGGGGGGAGGTGCCGGAGAGCATGGTGAAGTTCCTCGCGACTTCAAAGGATCAGGAAGCCATTCCGCTGGTCGATGCTCTCTGGGTGGCCGATCACAACCGCTGGGAAGAACTCTACGGGAACTTCGGTCCGGCGATCGAAGACCTCGTGCTGAGCCACTTCGACAAGGCAGCACCTTCGATGAAGCGCTCCGCCGCCCGGCTCTTGGGGAAGAATGGCAGCGCCAAAAGCATTCCGGTGCTCGAAGCCGCCCGTGCCGGAGCGGATGCCGAGCTTTCCGTCTTCATCGAACGGGCGATCACCGCGATCCAAGCCCGCTGA
- the thiD gene encoding bifunctional hydroxymethylpyrimidine kinase/phosphomethylpyrimidine kinase — protein sequence MNTPPPVALSIAGSDCSAGAGLQADLKTFQHHGVFGLTAVTCVVAETPAVVRSVHAVPPAILQDQLRVMLDAFPIAAIKTGMLFSKAHIVAVTEILSEYRGIPLVIDPVMIASTGDPLLEENAISAYKERLFPLASVITPNLDEAEVLWGAPVRDELTMERAASELSARHGCAVLLKGGHLGAPVCADLLWDDGLPEWFRSDRIEGAASHGTGCTLSAAIAAQLALGADLHQAVQDAKAYLGETLRRSFAWGGIAALNQGTVWD from the coding sequence GTGAATACGCCCCCTCCCGTCGCCCTCAGCATCGCCGGTTCCGATTGTTCGGCAGGCGCGGGATTGCAGGCGGACTTGAAGACCTTCCAGCATCACGGCGTCTTCGGCCTCACCGCCGTCACCTGCGTCGTTGCGGAGACACCGGCGGTGGTCCGCTCCGTCCACGCCGTGCCCCCGGCCATCCTGCAAGACCAGTTGCGCGTCATGTTGGACGCCTTCCCCATCGCCGCGATCAAGACCGGCATGCTCTTCTCGAAGGCCCACATCGTTGCCGTCACCGAAATCCTCTCGGAGTACCGCGGCATCCCGCTCGTCATCGATCCGGTCATGATCGCCTCCACCGGCGATCCTCTGCTGGAAGAGAATGCCATTTCCGCCTACAAGGAGCGCCTGTTCCCCCTCGCCTCGGTCATCACGCCGAATCTCGATGAGGCCGAGGTGCTCTGGGGGGCACCCGTGCGGGATGAGCTCACCATGGAGCGCGCCGCCTCCGAGCTTTCCGCCCGCCATGGCTGCGCCGTCTTGCTCAAGGGGGGCCATCTCGGCGCTCCGGTCTGTGCGGATCTGCTTTGGGATGACGGCTTGCCGGAGTGGTTCCGCTCGGACCGCATCGAGGGTGCCGCTTCGCACGGCACCGGCTGCACCCTGTCCGCCGCGATCGCCGCGCAGTTGGCGCTCGGCGCGGATCTCCACCAGGCGGTTCAGGACGCGAAGGCGTATCTCGGCGAAACCTTGCGCCGCTCCTTCGCATGGGGAGGCATCGCCGCCCTGAACCAAGGCACCGTCTGGGACTAA